The genomic window CCTACATTACGGCGACCGTTGACTTCTCCTACGTCCAGGGGCCGGGAATCGCCATTTCCTCGGTCAAGCTGGGGTATAACCAAGAGGTGTTCATCAACGGTGGCATCACCCTTGAGGCGGAGCCGTCCAGTTTCCGTGTGTTGTTCGTAGAGGCGAACGGGGAGGGAACATGATTGAGGGAATCGGTATTGATGTGGTGAACATCGACCGGATGGCCAAGCTGTCCAGCGGGGCGCTCTCCCGGCTGTTCCATTCGGATGAATTGGCTACGGCACTCTCCATCTCGTCCGGGGTGTCCTCGGCGCGTAACCAGTACCTTGCCGGGCGGTACGCCGCCAAGGAAGCGTTGGGAAAGGCGTTGGGATGTGGCTTGCTCGGCCTCTCTCCGGTGGATATCAACACGGCCAATGACGCCAACGGAAGACCGTACATCACCGTGTACGGGGAAGTGAAACACATGGTAGGGGAAAAGAAGATTCTTCTTTCCATCTCCCACGACAATCCGGTGGCCATCGCCGTTGTCCTGCTCCAGGACGGCTCTGATGGCCCGCAGTGACTGGAAGCGTCCGGCGTTGCAGCCGCTTCCTCCGGGGATGCGGCGGATCCGGATGACGGTAAGCTATGATGGCGCTCATTACCAGGGGTGGCAGACCCAGCACAATGGGGTGAGCGTCCAGCAGAAGCTGGAGGAAGCGCTCCTTGCCATGCTGGGAACCCCTGTCTCCGTCCAAGGGAGCGGCCGGACGGACAGCGGAGTGCATGCCATCGGGCAGGTGTGCCATGTGGACATCACCTCCGCCGTTCCGGCCAAGGCGTTCCGTCCTCGGTTGAACAGCCTGCTGCCTGCGGATATCCGGGTGATGGATGCCGCGGAAGTGGATGGTACATTCCATGCCCGGTTCACCACGATGGCGCGGGAGTACACCTATTTCATCAAGCGGATCGATCAGATGACGGCGTTCGATGGCGGTCATGTCTGGGCGCTGAAGGAACTTCCCCCGCTTGGGCTGTTGCAAGAGTACGCCGGGTGTATCGCGGGGACGCATGATTTCACCACGTTCTGCAGCAGCAAGGACGAGTGTCCTTCCAAGGCGCGGGACATCTATGAAAGCGGGTGGACGATGATGAAGGATCCCTTCGGCTATGACCTCCTCCGCTACCGCATCACCGGCAACGCGTTCTTGTACCACATGGTGCGGTCCCTGGTCGGTACAATGGTGGAGTTTGCCCTGCAACAACGGCCGGTGGAAGCGTTTCAGGCGGCGTTGGATGCCAAG from Sphaerochaeta sp. includes these protein-coding regions:
- the acpS gene encoding holo-ACP synthase produces the protein MIEGIGIDVVNIDRMAKLSSGALSRLFHSDELATALSISSGVSSARNQYLAGRYAAKEALGKALGCGLLGLSPVDINTANDANGRPYITVYGEVKHMVGEKKILLSISHDNPVAIAVVLLQDGSDGPQ
- the truA gene encoding tRNA pseudouridine(38-40) synthase TruA, whose protein sequence is MARSDWKRPALQPLPPGMRRIRMTVSYDGAHYQGWQTQHNGVSVQQKLEEALLAMLGTPVSVQGSGRTDSGVHAIGQVCHVDITSAVPAKAFRPRLNSLLPADIRVMDAAEVDGTFHARFTTMAREYTYFIKRIDQMTAFDGGHVWALKELPPLGLLQEYAGCIAGTHDFTTFCSSKDECPSKARDIYESGWTMMKDPFGYDLLRYRITGNAFLYHMVRSLVGTMVEFALQQRPVEAFQAALDAKDRSQCGRTASPHGLYLTRISYDPEEYQWFEDAHGNE